The Syntrophobacterales bacterium genome segment TACCTGCTCCTTTTGGGGAAACCGGTTCTTGTTCGCGCCTTACAGCCATTTCAGGATTCACCATTAATAGATGAAATAATTCTCGCCGTTCCGGAGGAAGATGTTGCGCAGGTGCGGAAAGAAATTGTTGAAAGATACTCCCTTTCGAAGCTTGAGCGCGTTGTTGCAGGGGGGAATGAACGACAGGATTCCATCAGAAATGCGCTTGCCTGTATTGCCGATGAAACGGAGATCATTGTCATTCATGACGGAGTCCGGCCGCTTGTCACGACCGAGCTGATTGAGAGGGCAATCGAAAGTGCGGGAAAGCTGGGCGCTGTTGCGACGGGCATTGGCATCCGGGATACGGTGAAACGGGTCGCTAAAACAGGAAAAATCGAAGAGACAGTGCTTAGGGACGGTTTGTGGCTGGCGCAAACGCCCCAGGCCTTCAAGAGGGACATTCTTCTTGCCGCTTACCGCGTGGCGGAGGAAACGGGATTTTACGGTACCGACGACGCCTCGCTCGTCGAGAAGGCCGGAATCCCCGTCTGGATGATTCCCGGCGACAGGGAAAATCTCAAGGTGACGACGCACGAGGACATGATGATCTGCGCAAGGATCCTGCAGTACCGGGAA includes the following:
- the ispD gene encoding 2-C-methyl-D-erythritol 4-phosphate cytidylyltransferase, yielding MKTKFNVHKTKFNVHKTVAIIPAGGAGRRMGGSISKQYLLLLGKPVLVRALQPFQDSPLIDEIILAVPEEDVAQVRKEIVERYSLSKLERVVAGGNERQDSIRNALACIADETEIIVIHDGVRPLVTTELIERAIESAGKLGAVATGIGIRDTVKRVAKTGKIEETVLRDGLWLAQTPQAFKRDILLAAYRVAEETGFYGTDDASLVEKAGIPVWMIPGDRENLKVTTHEDMMICARILQYREKDLSDIGRL